One segment of Salvelinus fontinalis isolate EN_2023a chromosome 12, ASM2944872v1, whole genome shotgun sequence DNA contains the following:
- the LOC129866651 gene encoding 2-oxoadipate dehydrogenase complex component E1-like gives MSVLLFLKNLHCVSKVPLSVARPVVDCLYHTEKGVYGYRPKQIEGDPKLQSDHIATLNQDHGLMRLVEAYRAHGHKAAKINPLLPEDPVEDIVPEINMLTGAVQGPLNTSGLRHFGKAEASVEEVLAYLEEAYCGRISIETSQLTSLEEREWLADRFEELKKETFAAEERKKLAKLMLESQEFDNFLANKFSTVKRYGGEGAESMMGVFYEMFRLLAHSGVTDVVMGMPHRGRLNLLTGLLQFPPELMFRKMRGLSEFPADSPSIGDVLSHLSSSVELDFGAAHLLKVTMLPNPSHLEAINPVTQGKTRARQQLKQEGDYSPDENAQPGNKVVCLQVHGDASFSGQGIVPETFTISLLPHFRVGGSIHLIVNNQVGYTTPSARGRSSLYCSDVGKMVGCAVIHVNGDDAEEVVRATRLAVEYQRRFRKDVILDLLCYRRWGHNELDEPGFTNPAMYKIIRSRKSIPDSYADQLISEGLMTEEECGAIRTAHYGMLNDKLANMTLYSPPPTNLQGRWGGLEEPQARVTHWDTGVPVPLLQYVGAKSVEIPEEVQLHSHLGKMHVAGRRAKVENGTNLDWSTAEAMAFGSLLCQGFNIRISGQDVGRGTFSQRHAMIVCQDTDDMYIPLNHIDPEQKGFMEVCNSALSEEAVLGFEYGMAIAQPKLLPIWEAQFGDFFNGAQIIFDTFLSGGEAKWLLQCGMVVLLPHGYDGAGPEHSSCRMERFLQLCDSKEEGVDGDNVNMGVVNPTTPAQYFHLLRRQMIRNFRKPLIVAGPKTLLRLSGATSSLADMAPGTSFKPVIGDTSVTPASVQRVVLCSGKHYYALLKQRETSAATQTTALIRLEELCPFPLEALQQELTKYTNAKEFVWSQEEPQNMGPWSFVAPRFEKQLACKLRLVSRPTLPAPAVGIGTLHHQQNEAILTATFSS, from the exons ATGTCAGTGCTACTATTCTTGAAAAACTTGCACTGCGTCAGCAAAGTTCCTCTGAGTGTCGCGCGCCCGGTCGTCGATTGTCTATATCACACCGAAAAAGGAGTCTACGGTTACCGACCCAAACAAATCGAGGGGGACCCGAAGTTGCAGAGCGACCATATCGCTACACTCAATCAAG ATCATGGTCTCATGCGCCTGGTGGAGGCATACCGAGCACATGGACACAAGGCTGCTAAAATTAACCCTCTACTGCCAGAGGACCCTGTGGAGGACATTGTGCCAGAGATCAACATGTTGACTGGGGCTGTACAAGGACCCCTCAACACATCTG GACTGCGTCACTTTGGTAAGGCTGAGGCGTCAGTGGAGGAGGTGCTTGCCTACCTGGAGGAGGCCTACTGTGGCCGCATTTCCATAGAGACCAGTCAGTTGACCAGTCTGGAGGAAAGGGAGTGGCTCGCCGACCGCTTCGAGGAGTTGAAGAAGGAGACATTTGCGGCGGAGGAAAGGAAGAAGTTGGCCAAACTCATGCTGGAGTCACAG GAGTTTGATAATTTCCTGGCCAACAAGTTTTCCACGGTGAAGCGTTACGGTGGTGAGGGAGCAGAGAGCATGATGGGAGTGTTCTATGAGATGTTCCGCCTGTTGGCCCACAGTGGGGTGACGGACGTCGTCATGGGGATGCCTCATCGCGGGCGACTCAACCTCCTCACGGGGCTGCTGCAGTTCCCACCAGAG ctGATGTTCCGTAAGATGCGTGGCCTCAGTGAGTTCCCAGCGGACTCTCCCTCCATCGGTGAcgtcctctcccacctctcctcctctgtagAGCTGGATTTCGGTGCTGCCCACCTCCTCAAAGTGACCATGCTGCCCAACCCCTCCCACCTGGAGGCCATCAACCCAGTCACCCAGGGGAAGACCAGGGCCCGGCAGCAGCTCAAACAGGAGGGAGACTACTCACCAGACGAGAACGCACAGCCTGGGAATAAAGTCGTATGTCTCCAG GTCCATGGGGATGCCTCATTCTCGGGTCAAGGGATTGTTCCAGAGACATTCACCATTTCACTACTCCCCCACTTCAGAGTCGGTGGGAGCATCCACCTCATTGTAAACAACCAAGTGGGTTATACCACTCCATCTGCCAGAGGGAGATCGTCTTTATATTGCAGTGATGTTG GTAAGATGGTGGGCTGTGCGGTGATCCATGTGAATGGTGATGATGCGGAGGAGGTGGTGCGCGCCACACGTTTGGCGGTAGAGTATCAGAGACGCTTCAGGAAGGATGTCATCCTGGACCTGCTCTGCTACAGACGGTGGGGACACAACGAGCTGGACGAACCTGGTTTCACTAACCCTGCCATGTACAAGATTATCCG CTCCAGGAAGAGCATCCCAGACTCCTACGCTGACCAGCTGATCTCAGAGGGCCTGATGACAGAGGAGGAGTGTGGTGCCATCAGGACAGCCCACTACGGCATGCTGAACGACAAGCTGGCCAACATGACCCTATACAGCCCACCGCCCACCAACCTGCAG GGGCGCTGGGGAGGTCTGGAGGAGCCCCAGGCCAGAGTCACCCACTGGGACACGGGGGTGCCTGTCCCCCTGCTGCAGTATGTAGGGGCTAAGTCTGTGGAGATACCTGAAGAGGTCCAGCTCCACAGCCACCTTGGGAAGATGCATGTGGCG GGTCGCCGTGCGAAGGTGGAGAATGGAACTAATCTGGATTGGTCCACTGCTGAGGCCATGGCGTTTGGCTCTCTGCTCTGCCAAG GGTTCAACATTCGTATCAGTGGACAGGATGTTGGTAGGGGCACCTTCAGTCAGAGACATGCCATGATCGTTTGTCAAGACACAGATGACATGTACATCCCCCTCAATCACATAGACCCTGAACAGAAAGGATTCATGGAG gtgTGCAACAGTGCCCTGTCTGAGGAGGCCGTGCTGGGCTTTGAGTATGGAATGGCCATCGCCCAGCCTAAACTACTGCCTATCTGGGAGGCTCAGTTTGGAGACTTCTTCAACGGAGCTCAAATCATATTCGACACCTTCCTCTCTGGAG GCGAGGCTAAGTGGCTGCTGCAGTGCGGGATGGTGGTCCTGCTTCCCCATGGTTACGACGGAGCAGGACCTGAACACTCCTCCTGCCGCATGGAGAGGTTCCTACAG ctGTGTGACAGTAAGGAGGAGGGGGTGGATGGTGACAATGTCAACATGGGCGTGGTCAACCCTACGACTCCAGCACAGTACTTCCACCTGCTGAGACGACAGATGATACGTAACTTCCGCAAGCCGCTCATCGTGGCCGGGCCCAAGACTCTGCTCCGACTCTCT GGGGCAACATCCAGTCTGGCTGACATGGCTCCTGGAACCTCTTTCAAACCTGTGATTGGTGACACCTCAGTCACACCAGCCAG TGTCCAGCGGGTGGTGCTGTGTTCAGGGAAGCACTACTATGCCCTGTTGAAGCAGAGGGAAACGTCAGCTGCCACTCAGACCACAGCACTGATCAGACTGGAGGAGCTGTGTCCCTTCCCTCTGGAAGCCCTGCAGCAGGAGCTCACCAAGTACACCAACGCCAAAG AGTTCGTCTGGAGCCAGGAGGAGCCCCAGAACATGGGCCCCTGGTCCTTCGTGGCCCCTAGGTTTGAGAAGCAGCTGGCCTGCAAG CTGCGGTTGGTGAGTCGGCCTACTCTGCCCGCCCCGGCTGTGGGCATCGGAACGCTCCACCACCAGCAGAACGAGGCCATCCTCACTGCCACCTTCTCCTCTTGA